In Homo sapiens chromosome 11, GRCh38.p14 Primary Assembly, one DNA window encodes the following:
- the DDI1 gene encoding protein DDI1 homolog 1, which yields MLITVYCVRRDLSEVTFSLQVSPDFELRNFKVLCEAESRVPVEEIQIIHMERLLIEDHCSLGSYGLKDGDIVVLLQKDNVGPRAPGRAPNQPRVDFSGIAVPGTSSSRPQHPGQQQQRTPAAQRSQGLASGEKVAGLQGLGSPALIRSMLLSNPHDLSLLKERNPPLAEALLSGSLETFSQVLMEQQREKALREQERLRLYTADPLDREAQAKIEEEIRQQNIEENMNIAIEEAPESFGQVTMLYINCKVNGHPLKAFVDSGAQMTIMSQACAERCNIMRLVDRRWAGVAKGVGTQRIIGRVHLAQIQIEGDFLQCSFSILEDQPMDMLLGLDMLRRHQCSIDLKKNVLVIGTTGTQTYFLPEGELPLCSRMVSGQDESSDKEITHSVMDSGRKEH from the coding sequence ATGCTGATCACCGTGTACTGCGTGCGGAGGGACCTCTCCGAGGTCACCTTCTCTCTCCAGGTCAGCCCCGACTTTGAGCTCCGAAACTTCAAGGTCCTCTGCGAAGCGGAGTCCAGAGTCCCCGTCGAAGAGATCCAGATCATCCACATGGAGCGACTCCTCATCGAGGACCACTGTTCCCTGGGCTCCTACGGCCTCAAAGATGGCGATATCGTGGTTTTACTGCAGAAGGACAATGTGGGACCTCGGGCTCCAGGGCGTGCCCCGAACCAGCCTCGTGTAGACTTCAGTGGCATTGCGGTGCCTGGGACGTCCAGCTCCCGTCCACAGCACCCTGGACAGCAGCAGCAGCGCACACCCGCTGCCCAGCGGTCACAGGGCTTGGCGTCAGGAGAGAAGGTGGCCGGCCTGCAAGGTCTGGGCAGCCCCGCCCTGATCCGCAGCATGCTGCTCTCCAACCCCCACGATCTGTCCCTGCTCAAGGAACGCAACCCTCCCTTGGCGGAAGCCCTGCTCAGCGGAAGCCTTGAGACCTTTTCTCAGGTGCTGATGGAGCAGCAAAGGGAAAAGGCcttgagagagcaagagaggctTCGTCTCTACACAGCCGACCCACTGGATCGGGAAGCTCAGGccaaaatagaagaggaaatcCGGCAGCAAAACATTGAAGAAAACATGAATATAGCGATAGAAGAGGCCCCCGAGAGTTTTGGACAAGTGACGATGCTCTACATTAACTGCAAAGTGAATGGGCATCCTTTGAAGGCTTTTGTTGACTCGGGCGCCCAGATGACCATTATGAGCCAGGCTTGTGCCGAGCGATGTAACATCATGAGGCTGGTGGACCGACGGTGGGCTGGGGTTGCTAAAGGAGTGGGCACACAGAGAATTATTGGCCGTGTTCATCTAGCTCAGATTCAAATTGAAGGTGATTTCTTACAGTGCTCTTTCTCCATACTTGAGGATCAACCCATGGATATGCTTCTAGGCCTAGATATGCTCCGGAGACATCAATGTTCCATCGATTTGAAGAAAAATGTGCTGGTCATCGGCACCACTGGCACGCAGACTTATTTTCTTCCTGAGGGAGAGTTGCCCTTATGCTCTAGGATGGTAAGTGGGCAAGATGAGTCTTCGGACAAGGAAATTACACATTCAGTCATGGATTCAGGACGAAAAGAGCATTAA